The region TCCTGATACGATGGCCTCAGGGTTGTTCGGGGTTCCCAACCTGATCTCCCGATCGATCGCGATGGAGCGGCGGATCCGGCTCGCGGCACTTCGAGGCTTTTTCCTTCCGTTGGCTCGTCCATCGGGTTCTTGATGCGGGAAGCGCATTCGGCGCCCAGAGGCCTATAATGTGCGCAAGATGCCCCTCGCTCCCGGCGCACGATTGGGTCCCTATGAAATCCTCGCCCTAATTGGCGCGGGGGGAATGGGCGAGGTGTATCGTGCCCGCGATCCCCGTCTGGGCAGGGAAGTGGCCATCAAGGTACTGCCCGATGAGGTCTCTGCGGATCGGGAGCGGTTGAGCCGCTTCGAGCAGGAGGCCCGCGCAGCCTCGGCCTTGAATCATCCCAACATCCTGGCGATCTTCGACATCGGGACGCAGAGTGATGTCCCGTACGTGGTCTCGGAGCTGCTCGAGGGGGAGACGCTGCGGGATCGGCTCGCCGGCGCGCCCCTGCCGGCGCGCAAGGCCACCGACTACGCGATCCAGATCGCGGAAGGCCTCGCGGCGGCGCAGGAGAGGGGAATCGTTCATCGCGACTTGAAGCCCGAGAACCTCTTCGTGACGGCGGACGGCAGGATCAAGATCCTCGACTTCGGCTTGGCCAAGGTGACCCGGCCTGACGCCCCGGGAGTTCCGCGGCCGGAGGCTCCGACGATTGCGACGGAGACGAGGCCGGGTGTGGTGATGGGAACCCTCGGGTACATGTCGCCGGAGCAGGTACGGGGCCAGCCGGCCGACCCCCGCTCGGACATTTTCGCTTTCGGGGCGGTCCTGTATGAAATGCTGACGGGACACCGGGCGTTCCGGCGCGCCACCGCCGCTGACACTATGAGCGCGATTCTCAAGGAGGAGCCGGAGTTCGCTCCGGCCCACCCGGGCGTCCCCCCACCACTCGAGCACATCGTCCTGCGTTGTCTGGAAAAGAGCCCCAAGGAGCGCTTCCAGTCTGCCCGCGACCTGGCCTTTGCTCTCCGGCAAAGCTCGAGTGCTTCCGCCGCTCCCCAATCGGTCTCCTCGCCGGCGCCGCGATCCCGCTTGATTCTCTGGCTGGCGCTTGGGGGCCTCGTGGTTTTGCTGGCCACGCTCTTCGCGGTGAATGCGGGCCGGATCCGTGGGCGGCTCCCGGTGGCGAGCGGGCCGGCTCGAATCCGATCGCTCGCCGTGTTGCCACTGGAAAACCTCTCACGGGACCCGGAGCAGGAATACTTCGCCGATGGAATGACCGACGAGCTCATCGCCGACATCTCCCAGATCGGCGCGCTCCGCGTCATCTCGCGCACCTCGGTGATGGAGTACAAGGGCGCGAAGAAACCGTTGCCCGAGATCGCGCGGGCTCTGAACGTGGACGCGATGGTCGAGGGCTCGGTGCTGCGCTCCGGAGACCGGGTGCGAATCACGGCGCAGTTGATCGACGCGAAGAGCGATCGGCATCTCTGGGCGAAAAGCTACGAGCGCGACATGAAGGAGGTTCTGGCCCTGCAAAGCGAGGTGGCGCGCGCGATCGCCGGAGAGATTCGGGTCAAGATCACGCCGCAGGAGCAGGCGCGGCTCACGACCGCCCGTCCGATCGAGCCGGAAGCTCTCGAGGCGTATCTCCTGGGCCGCCATCACCTGGACGCCGGGAGCCCGGAGGGGTTGCCGAAGGCGCTTCGATACTTCCAGCTGGCGCTCGAGAAGGAGCCGCGCTACGCGCTCGCCTACACCGGGATCGCGGATTACTACAGCATCCTGTCCTTCTACAGCCGGCTGTCTCCCAAGGAGGCGTTCCCGCAAGCGAAGGCCGCGGTGATGAAGGCGTTGGAGATCGACGAGAATCTGGCGGAGGGGCACTCCTCCCTGGCCTACGTTCTGGCCTATTACGACTGGGACTGGAGCGGGGCGGAGAGGGAGTTCAAGCGCGCGCTCGAGTTGAATCCCAGCTATGCCTCGGGCCACCACTCTTACAGCAGATACCTCGCGGCCAGGGGCCGCCTGGAGGAAGCGACGACCGAGATCGAGCGCGCCCAGGAGCTGGATCCTCTCGCGCCGTGGCTCAAGGCAAACAAGGCGATGCTTGCGTACTTCGGCGGCGACTACGGCCAGGCCATCAAGGAGCTGAACGTCACGCTGGAGCTGAGCCCGGACTTCGCCGTCGCGATCTGGGGCCTCGGCCTGGCCTATGAGCAAGAGGGGAAGTACGAGGAGGCCCTGGCCGCCCTGCAAAAGACGACAACCCTCTCGCCCAGCCTGAACTTCAAGGCATCGCTGGGTCATGCGTACGGGGCTGCGGGGAAGAAGCGCGAAGCACGAGCGGTGCTCGATGCCTTGATGGAGCAAGCCAAGCAAAGGTACGTTCCGTCGTACTATTTCGCTTTGACGCATGCCGGACTGGGCGAGAAGGATCGAGCGTTTGAATGGCTCGAGAAGGCGTGTGCGGAGCGCTCGACCCTGCTGGCCTATCTCAAGATGGACCCGAGGCTCGCGGGTCTGCGCTCGGACCCGCGGTTTGGGGACCTGTTTGCGGCGCGTCGGCCTCTCGCCGTGAAATCCACGAGCCGGAGGACGATGGAAGCTAGGGGAGGAGGATCCGGAGTGCCACTCCTCGTTGATCGGGATCGAGATGTAAGCTTGCGGAGACCCTTTCCTCTCTTCCGAGAAAGGCGTCGTGCAGAAGCAGGGACGTGAAGTTGCCGACCGAAGCGCCGGCCAGAACGTCGGATGGATAGTGCCGGTCGCCTTCGACTCGCGCCCAGGCAGTCCCGGCCGCCATGGTGGTGAACAGCGCTCTCAGAGAGATCCGAGCCGTATCCGGCATATCGATGGCATCCAGGTTCCGAGAGCTCATGCCTGCGTAAGCGAAGGCTCGCGTGCTATGGCCTGAAGGGAAGCTGTGGTTGTCGGTCATGTCAGGCCGCTCCCGGCTAATGGACCGCTTGAGGAGGTTGGTCGCGCCCGAGGCCAGAAAGACCCCCGCCTCCTCCACAAGGAGACGTTTGATCCGGGACCACCAAGGATGATTCCCCCCGGGGACCGCAAGGGCGGTCCCCAACATTGCCAGGTCGGAAGCGGACCTTAGATCGTCGCTCGCCTTTTTCGCGCCGTTAACGGAGCCGAAGGCAGGCGTATTCTCGACCGCCCAGTCGGAAATCTTCTTGTCCCAGCCCCCCGCGGCCACGACCGCCGCTCCTGCCGCCGGCCCCCAGGTGGCCGGATCGCGAAGCGCATTCACCGTGGCCGCTCGCCACCGTGCTCCGGTCGGCCAGAAGCGAGGGGCTCCATCCGCTTCCTTGCGGATGGGGACCGTCGTGCATCCACAGAGAAGAAGCAGGAAGAAGGTGACGAGGAACGAACGGCAAACCGGCACGACGGGCCTACCAATCATGGGTCCAGACCAAGCCGGCTCCCTCTCCGGCCGGATCGAAGAAAGGTCGGAGCGTGGAGGTGACTGGGCCGGACTCGTGTTCATGTTCCAGGACCATTCTACCTACACTGTTCCCAAGTAGCG is a window of Candidatus Polarisedimenticolia bacterium DNA encoding:
- a CDS encoding protein kinase; translation: MPLAPGARLGPYEILALIGAGGMGEVYRARDPRLGREVAIKVLPDEVSADRERLSRFEQEARAASALNHPNILAIFDIGTQSDVPYVVSELLEGETLRDRLAGAPLPARKATDYAIQIAEGLAAAQERGIVHRDLKPENLFVTADGRIKILDFGLAKVTRPDAPGVPRPEAPTIATETRPGVVMGTLGYMSPEQVRGQPADPRSDIFAFGAVLYEMLTGHRAFRRATAADTMSAILKEEPEFAPAHPGVPPPLEHIVLRCLEKSPKERFQSARDLAFALRQSSSASAAPQSVSSPAPRSRLILWLALGGLVVLLATLFAVNAGRIRGRLPVASGPARIRSLAVLPLENLSRDPEQEYFADGMTDELIADISQIGALRVISRTSVMEYKGAKKPLPEIARALNVDAMVEGSVLRSGDRVRITAQLIDAKSDRHLWAKSYERDMKEVLALQSEVARAIAGEIRVKITPQEQARLTTARPIEPEALEAYLLGRHHLDAGSPEGLPKALRYFQLALEKEPRYALAYTGIADYYSILSFYSRLSPKEAFPQAKAAVMKALEIDENLAEGHSSLAYVLAYYDWDWSGAEREFKRALELNPSYASGHHSYSRYLAARGRLEEATTEIERAQELDPLAPWLKANKAMLAYFGGDYGQAIKELNVTLELSPDFAVAIWGLGLAYEQEGKYEEALAALQKTTTLSPSLNFKASLGHAYGAAGKKREARAVLDALMEQAKQRYVPSYYFALTHAGLGEKDRAFEWLEKACAERSTLLAYLKMDPRLAGLRSDPRFGDLFAARRPLAVKSTSRRTMEARGGGSGVPLLVDRDRDVSLRRPFPLFRERRRAEAGT